From Streptomyces sp. NBC_01460, a single genomic window includes:
- a CDS encoding DsbA family protein, translating to MSDSPSSAPVVLDLWCELECPDCHRALSDVHALRARYGDRLEVRLRHFPLDKHKHAYAAAQAAEESLVQGEGWPYIEAVLARTADLARAGEPLLLEVAGELGLDAEEFDTALIDGRHMLIVDADQAEGKAIGVTGTPTYVIGDERLDGGKSQDGLRERIEEIADRLLAGQG from the coding sequence ATGAGCGATTCCCCCTCCTCGGCGCCGGTCGTCCTCGACCTCTGGTGCGAGCTCGAGTGCCCCGACTGCCACCGGGCCCTGTCCGACGTCCACGCCCTGCGCGCCCGCTACGGCGACCGGCTGGAGGTGCGGCTGCGCCACTTCCCGCTCGACAAGCACAAGCACGCGTACGCCGCGGCGCAGGCCGCCGAGGAGTCCCTCGTCCAGGGCGAGGGCTGGCCGTACATCGAGGCCGTGCTGGCCCGCACCGCCGACCTCGCCCGCGCGGGCGAGCCACTGCTGCTCGAAGTGGCGGGCGAACTGGGCCTGGACGCCGAGGAGTTCGACACGGCCCTCATCGACGGCCGGCACATGCTGATCGTGGACGCGGACCAGGCCGAGGGGAAGGCGATCGGTGTCACCGGGACGCCGACCTATGTGATCGGCGACGAGCGGCTGGACGGCGGGAAGAGCCAGGACGGGCTGCGCGAGCGCATCGAGGAGATCGCCGACCGCCTGCTCGCCGGCCAGGGCTGA
- a CDS encoding GNAT family N-acetyltransferase, which yields MTTTIRPAGPVQQGADGVRERTYDVCDNGRPVGAVSVSTDPAFGPSAGILHSLGIEEPHRRRGRGTIAALAAEEVLRGWGCTQVRLVAPVGNEAARSLATVLGYTERSRNMVKTLRRTAPALPAGVTGRPMTEQEYAAWAATSVGTYTQEWVERGVPEEQARRKSESDHATNLPDGLATPGMYFHVLVHDGVVVGYVWVARRERTDGDDLGYVFDVEVREEHRGRGYGRALMHLAEDVTLDAGLGELGLHVFTTNTPALRLYESLGYEITQYNLAKPL from the coding sequence ATGACCACGACCATCCGGCCGGCCGGGCCGGTCCAGCAAGGCGCCGACGGCGTAAGGGAACGCACGTACGACGTGTGCGACAACGGGCGGCCCGTGGGAGCCGTCTCCGTCTCCACCGACCCGGCGTTCGGCCCCTCGGCGGGCATACTCCACTCGCTCGGCATCGAGGAGCCCCACCGCAGGCGCGGCCGCGGGACCATCGCCGCGCTCGCCGCCGAGGAGGTGCTGCGCGGCTGGGGGTGCACCCAGGTCCGCCTGGTGGCCCCGGTGGGCAACGAGGCCGCCCGGTCCCTGGCGACCGTGCTCGGCTACACCGAGCGCAGCCGCAACATGGTGAAGACCCTCCGGAGGACCGCCCCCGCGCTCCCCGCGGGAGTCACCGGGCGCCCCATGACGGAGCAGGAGTACGCCGCGTGGGCGGCCACCAGCGTCGGGACGTACACACAGGAGTGGGTGGAGCGCGGCGTCCCGGAGGAGCAGGCCCGGCGCAAGTCCGAGAGCGACCACGCCACGAACCTGCCGGACGGCCTCGCCACCCCCGGCATGTACTTCCACGTCCTCGTCCACGACGGAGTCGTCGTCGGCTACGTCTGGGTGGCCCGACGCGAGAGGACGGACGGCGACGACCTCGGTTACGTGTTCGATGTAGAGGTGCGCGAGGAGCACCGGGGGCGCGGCTACGGCCGGGCGCTGATGCACCTCGCGGAGGACGTCACCCTCGACGCGGGCCTCGGCGAGCTCGGTCTGCACGTCTTCACGACCAACACGCCCGCGCTGAGGCTGTACGAGTCGCTCGGTTACGAGATCACGCAGTACAACCTGGCCAAGCCGCTCTAG
- a CDS encoding aminotransferase class IV, giving the protein MRIWVNGGLYDADEARLSVLDHGLTVGDGIFETVRVAGGRPFALTRHLDRMTRSARGLGLADPDRDEVRRAVAAVVEGNPMELGRLRVTYTGGLSPLGSDRGDAGPTLVVAMGETSRRPDSTAVVTVPWTRNERGAVTGLKTTSYAENVIALARAHEGGASEALFPNTVGQLCEGTGSNVFVVLDGRIHTPPIASGCLAGITRALTVEWTGAQETDLPLDVLERADEIFLTSTLRDIQAVHRVDGRELASAPGPVTAKAMRVFDERAADDLDP; this is encoded by the coding sequence ATGAGGATCTGGGTCAACGGCGGACTGTACGACGCCGATGAAGCCCGGCTGTCCGTCCTCGATCACGGGCTGACCGTGGGGGACGGCATCTTCGAGACGGTCCGGGTCGCCGGGGGCCGGCCGTTCGCCCTCACCCGGCACCTCGACCGGATGACGCGTTCGGCCCGGGGGCTGGGCCTGGCCGACCCCGACCGCGACGAGGTCCGCCGTGCGGTCGCCGCCGTGGTCGAGGGCAATCCCATGGAGCTCGGCCGGCTCCGCGTCACCTACACCGGAGGCCTCTCGCCGCTCGGCTCCGACCGGGGCGACGCGGGCCCGACCCTGGTCGTCGCGATGGGGGAGACCTCGCGCCGCCCCGACAGCACCGCCGTGGTCACCGTCCCCTGGACGCGCAACGAGCGCGGCGCGGTGACGGGGCTGAAGACCACCTCGTACGCCGAGAACGTCATCGCCCTCGCGCGTGCCCATGAGGGGGGCGCTTCGGAGGCGCTCTTCCCCAACACGGTCGGACAGCTCTGCGAGGGCACCGGATCCAACGTCTTCGTCGTCCTCGACGGCCGGATCCACACCCCGCCGATCGCCTCGGGCTGCCTCGCCGGGATCACCCGTGCCCTCACCGTGGAGTGGACGGGTGCGCAGGAGACGGACCTCCCGCTCGACGTGCTCGAGCGGGCCGACGAGATCTTCCTGACCTCCACGCTCCGGGACATCCAGGCCGTCCACCGCGTCGACGGGCGCGAGCTCGCAAGCGCCCCGGGGCCGGTGACGGCCAAGGCCATGCGGGTCTTCGACGAGCGCGCGGCGGACGACCTCGATCCGTGA
- a CDS encoding chorismate-binding protein produces the protein MRDLTPLARFGGLVASGLRDVTSDPAALESSGFWAVSADFEGALVCARFASVRSEEVPLPVPGAWRGPAPEEWTSSLDEGAYMAGVRRIRAHIAAGEVYQANLCRVLSAPLPGPRADVDALTALLARGNPAPYAGTLRLPEHGVEIATASPELFLARDGRTVESGPIKGTGRTEDDLLEKDHAENVMIVDLVRNDLGRVCEPGSVSVPDLCAVEKHPGLVHLVSTVRGRLADGAGWPELFTAAFPPGSVTGAPKSSALRIIEALETAPRGPYCGAVGWVDADRGAAELAVGIRTFWIDRTGPCPLLRFGTGAGITWGSDPAREWAETELKASRLLAVASGVHGAHEATGRTAS, from the coding sequence GTGCGCGACCTCACCCCCCTCGCCCGCTTCGGCGGCCTCGTGGCCTCCGGTCTGCGGGACGTCACCAGCGACCCGGCGGCCCTTGAATCGTCCGGTTTCTGGGCGGTATCTGCCGATTTCGAGGGTGCTCTGGTCTGCGCCCGCTTCGCATCGGTCCGCTCCGAGGAGGTCCCCCTCCCCGTGCCCGGGGCCTGGCGGGGGCCGGCCCCGGAGGAGTGGACGTCCTCACTCGACGAGGGCGCCTACATGGCCGGCGTACGGCGGATCCGTGCACACATCGCGGCCGGCGAGGTCTACCAGGCCAACCTCTGCCGGGTCCTGTCCGCACCGCTGCCCGGCCCGCGGGCGGACGTGGACGCCCTCACCGCCCTGCTCGCCCGCGGCAACCCCGCCCCGTACGCGGGAACGCTCCGGCTCCCGGAGCACGGCGTGGAGATCGCCACCGCGTCCCCCGAGCTCTTCCTCGCACGCGACGGGCGGACCGTCGAATCCGGTCCGATCAAGGGCACGGGGCGCACCGAGGACGATCTGCTGGAGAAGGACCACGCGGAGAACGTGATGATCGTGGATCTGGTCCGCAACGACCTGGGCCGGGTCTGCGAGCCCGGCAGCGTGAGCGTTCCCGACCTCTGCGCGGTGGAGAAGCACCCGGGGCTGGTCCACCTCGTCTCCACCGTGCGCGGACGGCTCGCCGACGGCGCGGGGTGGCCGGAGCTGTTCACCGCGGCGTTCCCGCCCGGCTCCGTCACCGGCGCGCCCAAGTCCAGCGCGCTGCGGATCATCGAAGCGCTGGAGACGGCCCCCCGCGGGCCGTACTGCGGAGCTGTCGGCTGGGTGGACGCCGACCGGGGCGCCGCGGAGCTGGCCGTGGGCATACGGACCTTCTGGATCGACCGGACCGGGCCGTGCCCCCTCCTCCGCTTCGGTACCGGGGCGGGCATCACCTGGGGGTCGGACCCGGCACGCGAATGGGCGGAGACCGAGCTCAAGGCGTCACGGCTGCTCGCTGTAGCGTCGGGCGTCCACGGGGCACACGAGGCAACAGGAAGGACCGCGTCATGA
- a CDS encoding MFS transporter small subunit, with the protein MVFAWLWVAVPFGYGLYELARKATQLFTG; encoded by the coding sequence ATGGTGTTCGCCTGGCTCTGGGTCGCCGTGCCGTTCGGCTACGGGCTCTACGAGCTCGCCCGCAAGGCCACCCAGCTCTTCACCGGCTGA
- a CDS encoding L-lactate MFS transporter translates to MNFLDRSRTVAPPGWSRWLVPPAALAVHLSIGQAYAWSVFKPPLESALGLSGTASALPFQLGIVMLGLSAAFGGTLVERNGPRWAMFVSLVCFSSGFLVAALGAAWGQYWLVVLGYGFIGGTGLGIGYISPVSTLIKWFPDRPGMATGIAIMGFGGGALIASPWSTGMLESFGADRSGIATAFLVHGVVYAAFMALGVFLVRVPPEGWLPEGWEPKQETRRLVTNAQVSARNALRTPQFWCLWVVLCMNVTAGIGILEKAVPMIQDFFADTSAPVSVSAAAGFVALLSLANMGGRLLWSSTSDLIGRKNMYRVYLGVGALMYVVIAQLGNDSKPLFICCALVILSFYGGGFATAPAYLRDLFGTYQVGAIHGRLLTAWSTAGVLGPLIVNRVADAGERAGHSGPSLYTTSLTIMIGLLVVGFVANECIRPVHPRFHEAPEGSPRVHQQS, encoded by the coding sequence ATGAACTTCCTCGACAGGTCCCGAACTGTCGCGCCCCCGGGGTGGAGCCGCTGGCTCGTGCCGCCCGCCGCGCTCGCCGTGCACCTCTCCATCGGACAGGCCTACGCCTGGAGCGTGTTCAAGCCCCCGCTCGAATCCGCCCTCGGCCTCTCGGGCACCGCCAGCGCCCTCCCGTTCCAGCTGGGCATCGTCATGCTCGGCCTCTCGGCCGCCTTCGGCGGCACCCTCGTCGAACGCAACGGCCCCCGCTGGGCCATGTTCGTCTCCCTCGTCTGCTTCTCCTCCGGCTTCCTCGTCGCCGCGCTCGGCGCCGCCTGGGGCCAGTACTGGCTCGTGGTCCTCGGCTACGGGTTCATCGGCGGCACAGGCCTCGGCATCGGCTACATATCGCCGGTCTCCACCCTCATCAAGTGGTTCCCCGACCGCCCGGGCATGGCGACCGGCATCGCCATCATGGGGTTCGGCGGCGGCGCCCTCATCGCCTCGCCCTGGTCCACCGGGATGCTGGAGAGCTTCGGCGCGGACCGTTCCGGCATCGCCACCGCCTTCCTCGTCCACGGCGTCGTCTACGCCGCCTTCATGGCGCTCGGCGTCTTCCTGGTGAGGGTGCCGCCGGAGGGCTGGCTGCCCGAGGGATGGGAGCCGAAGCAGGAGACCCGGAGGCTCGTCACCAACGCCCAGGTCTCCGCCCGCAACGCCCTGCGCACCCCGCAGTTCTGGTGCCTGTGGGTGGTCCTCTGCATGAACGTCACCGCGGGCATCGGCATCCTGGAGAAGGCCGTGCCCATGATCCAGGACTTCTTCGCGGACACCTCCGCCCCGGTCTCGGTCTCCGCGGCGGCCGGCTTCGTCGCCCTGCTCTCGCTCGCCAACATGGGCGGACGCCTCCTGTGGTCCTCCACGTCGGACCTGATCGGGCGCAAGAACATGTACCGGGTCTACCTCGGCGTCGGCGCGCTCATGTACGTGGTCATCGCGCAGCTGGGCAACGACTCCAAGCCGCTCTTCATCTGCTGCGCGCTCGTGATCCTGTCCTTCTACGGCGGCGGTTTCGCGACCGCTCCCGCCTATCTGCGCGACCTCTTCGGCACGTACCAGGTGGGAGCCATCCACGGCCGTCTGCTCACCGCCTGGTCCACGGCCGGGGTGCTCGGTCCGCTCATCGTCAACCGGGTCGCGGACGCGGGGGAGCGCGCCGGACACAGCGGCCCCAGCCTCTACACGACCTCACTGACGATCATGATCGGACTGCTCGTCGTCGGCTTCGTCGCCAACGAGTGCATACGCCCGGTCCACCCACGTTTCCACGAGGCACCGGAAGGGAGCCCCCGTGTCCACCAGCAGTCGTAA
- a CDS encoding TFIIB-type zinc ribbon-containing protein, protein MIQCPKCHAQMNTYNRNGVQIEQCSGCRGIFLDYGELESLTRLESQWAQQAPPAPQAYPAAPPAPQAYPAQQAPAWGAPHQGGHYGGHHRQKSFGRMLFSS, encoded by the coding sequence ATGATCCAGTGCCCCAAGTGTCACGCCCAGATGAACACGTACAACCGCAACGGTGTCCAGATCGAGCAGTGCAGTGGCTGCCGCGGGATATTCCTCGACTACGGCGAGCTGGAGTCCCTGACCCGCCTGGAGTCGCAGTGGGCCCAGCAGGCCCCGCCCGCTCCGCAGGCGTACCCCGCCGCGCCGCCCGCGCCGCAGGCCTACCCCGCACAGCAGGCGCCCGCCTGGGGAGCACCGCACCAGGGTGGCCACTACGGAGGCCACCACCGTCAGAAGAGCTTCGGCCGGATGCTGTTCAGCTCCTGA
- a CDS encoding aminoglycoside phosphotransferase family protein has product MTTTPVVRALGDLAHGSVHVGAAVCVCAPPQVLADRPDGTVVRSGHVVAKAHAPDTETPALAARLSLAASPRLAGILLQPLPTSDGAHAGAEGRVVSLWPYGAPVDPSDPGAAPWEEAAVLLARLHRTPPPHPLPPMRGPVKAVRAVARMRAARPGDPAVAPVLAAWRGLPGWARGEEPVPGHRDGYLCHGDLHLGQLVRHPAPQGPWLLIDIDDAGLGDPAWDLARPAAWYAAGLLPPEIWLRFLGAYRAAGGPAVRAEGDPWPELDVAARALTVQTAALALAKSVAEERSPDEVEQLMIDACARIASLPPELVSEPAS; this is encoded by the coding sequence ATGACCACCACCCCCGTCGTCCGCGCGCTCGGCGACCTCGCGCACGGCAGCGTCCACGTGGGCGCGGCGGTGTGCGTGTGCGCCCCGCCCCAGGTGCTCGCCGACCGGCCCGACGGCACCGTGGTGCGCAGCGGCCACGTCGTCGCCAAGGCCCACGCCCCCGACACCGAGACCCCCGCTCTCGCGGCCCGGCTGTCCCTGGCCGCGTCCCCCCGCCTGGCGGGCATCCTGCTCCAGCCGCTCCCCACCTCCGACGGGGCGCACGCGGGCGCCGAGGGCCGCGTCGTGAGCCTCTGGCCGTACGGCGCGCCCGTCGACCCCTCGGACCCCGGCGCCGCCCCGTGGGAGGAGGCCGCCGTCCTCCTCGCCCGGCTGCACCGCACCCCGCCGCCGCATCCGCTCCCGCCGATGCGAGGACCGGTCAAGGCCGTACGGGCCGTCGCGCGGATGCGCGCCGCCCGCCCCGGCGATCCGGCCGTCGCCCCCGTGCTGGCCGCGTGGCGGGGACTGCCGGGCTGGGCCCGCGGCGAGGAACCGGTGCCTGGGCACCGTGACGGCTACCTCTGCCACGGCGACCTGCACCTCGGCCAACTGGTCCGGCACCCCGCGCCGCAGGGACCCTGGCTGCTGATCGACATCGACGACGCCGGTCTGGGCGACCCCGCCTGGGACCTCGCGCGCCCCGCCGCCTGGTACGCGGCAGGGCTGTTGCCGCCCGAGATCTGGCTGCGCTTCCTCGGGGCCTACCGGGCGGCCGGCGGCCCGGCCGTGCGGGCCGAGGGGGATCCATGGCCCGAGCTGGACGTCGCGGCGCGGGCGCTCACCGTGCAGACGGCCGCCCTCGCCCTGGCGAAATCCGTGGCGGAGGAGCGCAGTCCGGATGAGGTGGAACAGTTGATGATCGACGCATGTGCCCGAATTGCGTCCCTCCCGCCCGAGTTGGTGTCCGAACCCGCGTCGTAG